One genomic window of Megachile rotundata isolate GNS110a chromosome 12, iyMegRotu1, whole genome shotgun sequence includes the following:
- the LOC100882246 gene encoding oxysterol-binding protein-related protein 9 isoform X2 produces MSMMEGSLSKWTNVVNGWQYRWFVLDDNAGLLSYYTSKEKMMRGARRGCVRLRGAIIGIDDEDDSTFTITTSSYKDDPKTFHFQTRNAEERERWIRALEDTILRHSHARWDPKKSPPKQDFDRKVAEADAYLQLLIDQIKLIETKQRNVAAEDEETQQKYGAILTQANAMLNSVKHTIVQLQIAKNTAIPVNGIYRGPTDPIHVSLPLSHTLVAAREPETAVQTGIELGSECIEPRVPILSNAVVDRDLPVPQFSYSSSDEDEDYYDAADEISPPSVVQNHITVKRRDSERSQSHMDVTSNENRKQPPLPPTKGDGSVDYDALYEEESETEMDSMESHGSVVTHLLSQVKIGMDLTKVALPTFILERRSLLEMYADYFTHPDQFVRIADMPSAKDRMIQVVRWYLCSFHAGRKSGVAKKPYNPILGEIFRCHWDIPNDNVDSSIDSNLVNEGPVPWCKENQLSFIAEQVSHHPPISAFYAEHYAKKISFGAHVWTKSKFLGLSIGVHNVGKGWVNVLEHGEEYVLTFPNGYGRSILTVPWIELGGTATIHCTQTGFHATVEFLTKPFYGGKRNRITCQITQPGDKKPFLIINGEWSGAMEAKWADGRTEMFADVKELHTQRKLVKPVCEQEEHESRKVWRDVTVGLRINDMEKATAAKCTIEQKQRDEARIRKEHNINWQTKLFKETKDGGWIYIKPLADRLHSCSNQNDDL; encoded by the exons ATGTCGATGATGGAAGGTTCACTTAGCAAATGGACAAACGTTGTTAACGGATGGCAATATCGCTGGTTTGTTTTGGACGATAATGCTGGGCTTTTGTCATATTACACG aGTAAAGAGAAAATGATGAGAGGAGCACGTAGAGGATGTGTTCGTTTAAGAGGTGCTATCATAGGTATTGATGATGAAGACGATAGTACATTTACAATTACTACATCATCGTACAAAGATGATCCAAAAACATTTCATTTTCAAACAAGGAATGCAGAAGAACGAGAACGGTGGATTCGTGCTTTAGAAGATACTATATTACGGCATTCACATgct AGATGGGATCCTAAAAAGTCTCCTCCTAAGCAAGACTTTGATCGCAAAGTTGCAGAAGCAGATGCATATCTACAATTATTGATagatcaaataaaattaattgaaacaaaACAAAGAAATGTTGCAGCGGAAGATGAAGAAACACAACAAAAGTATGGAGCAATTTTAACACAAGCAAATGCAATGCTTAATTCTGTAAAACATACAATTGTACAATTGCAAATTGCAAAG aatacaGCTATACCTGTAAATGGAATATATAGGGGACCAACAGATCCAATACACGTTTCATTGCCTCTATCTCATA CTTTAGTTGCTGCTAGAGAACCAGAGACAGCTGTACAAACTGGAATTGAATTAGGTTCTGAATGTATAGAACCAAGAGTACCTATATTATCAAATG CTGTTGTAGATAGGGATCTCCCTGTACCACAGTTCTCTTATTCATCTTCGGATGAAGATGAGGATTATTATGATGCAGCAGATGAAATATCTCCTCCTTCTGTAGTACAAAATCATATCACCGT taaaaGACGAGACAGCGAACGCTCGCAGTCGCACATGGACGTTACTTCAAACGAAAATCGAAAACAACCACCATTGCCTCCTACGAAAGGCGATGGATCAGTTGATTATGATG CCCTTTACGAAGAGGAAAGCGAAACAGAAA TGGATTCCATGGAATCTCATGGATCTGTTGTAACTCATCTTTTATCGCAAGTAAAAATTGGTATGGATCTAACGAAGGTAGCATTGCCTACATTTATTTTGGAGCGCAGGTCACTCCTTGAAATGTATGCTGATTACTTTACTCATCCAGATCAGTTCGTAAG aaTAGCGGATATGCCTTCCGCCAAAGATAGAATGATACAAGTAGTTCGATGGTATTTATGTAGTTTCCATGCTGGTCGAAAATCAGGAGTAGCAAAAAAACCATATAATCCCATATTAGGTGAAATTTTTCGGTGTCATTGGGATATACCTAATGATAATGTAGATAGTTCAATTgattcaaatttagttaatgAGGGTCCTGTACCATGGTGTAAAGAGAACCAGCTCTCATTCATTGCTGAACAGGTTTCTCATCATCCCCCTA TAAGTGCATTTTATGCTGAACATTATGCAAAAAAAATTAGTTTTGGAGCACATGTTTGGACAAAGAGTAAATTCCTTGGTCTCAGTATAGGAGTACATAATGTTGGAAAGGGTTGGGTAAATGTGTTAGAACATggtgaagaatatgtattaacTTTTCCAAATGGTTATGGTAGATCTATCCTTACTGTACCTTGGATAGAATTAGGAGGAACTGCAACTATACATTGCACACAAACTGGATTTCATGCAACTGTGGAATTTTTAACGAAACCTTTTTATGGTGGTAAGCGTAATCGGATCACGTGTCAAATTACTCAGCCAGGAGATAAAAAACCATTCCTTATCATAAATGGAGAATGGAGTGGAGCTATGGAAGCAAAATGGGCCGATGGA agaaCTGAAATGTTTGCGGATGTTAAAGAACTGCATACTCAAAGAAAATTAGTAAAGCCAGTTTGTGAACAAGAAGAACATGAATCGCGAAAAGTTTGGCGTGATGTAACCGTAGGATTAAGAATTAACGATATGGAAAAGGCAACTGCAGCTAAATGCACAATTGAGCAAAAACAGCGAGACGAAGCACGTATAAGAAAAGAACATAATATCAATTGGCAAACAAAG ctATTTAAAGAAACCAAAGATGGTGGCTGGATTTACATAAAACCTCTTGCAGATAGATTACATTCTTGTTCTAACCAA aatgacgatctctaa
- the LOC100882246 gene encoding oxysterol-binding protein-related protein 9 isoform X4, with protein MSMMEGSLSKWTNVVNGWQYRWFVLDDNAGLLSYYTSKEKMMRGARRGCVRLRGAIIGIDDEDDSTFTITTSSYKDDPKTFHFQTRNAEERERWIRALEDTILRHSHARWDPKKSPPKQDFDRKVAEADAYLQLLIDQIKLIETKQRNVAAEDEETQQKYGAILTQANAMLNSVKHTIVQLQIAKNTAIPVNGIYRGPTDPIHVSLPLSHTLVAAREPETAVQTGIELGSECIEPRVPILSNAVVDRDLPVPQFSYSSSDEDEDYYDAADEISPPSVVQNHITVKRRDSERSQSHMDVTSNENRKQPPLPPTKGDGSVDYDALYEEESETEMDSMESHGSVVTHLLSQVKIGMDLTKVALPTFILERRSLLEMYADYFTHPDQFVRIADMPSAKDRMIQVVRWYLCSFHAGRKSGVAKKPYNPILGEIFRCHWDIPNDNVDSSIDSNLVNEGPVPWCKENQLSFIAEQVSHHPPISAFYAEHYAKKISFGAHVWTKSKFLGLSIGVHNVGKGWVNVLEHGEEYVLTFPNGYGRSILTVPWIELGGTATIHCTQTGFHATVEFLTKPFYGGKRNRITCQITQPGDKKPFLIINGEWSGAMEAKWADGRTEMFADVKELHTQRKLVKPVCEQEEHESRKVWRDVTVGLRINDMEKATAAKCTIEQKQRDEARIRKEHNINWQTKLFKETKDGGWIYIKPLADRLHSCSNQ; from the exons ATGTCGATGATGGAAGGTTCACTTAGCAAATGGACAAACGTTGTTAACGGATGGCAATATCGCTGGTTTGTTTTGGACGATAATGCTGGGCTTTTGTCATATTACACG aGTAAAGAGAAAATGATGAGAGGAGCACGTAGAGGATGTGTTCGTTTAAGAGGTGCTATCATAGGTATTGATGATGAAGACGATAGTACATTTACAATTACTACATCATCGTACAAAGATGATCCAAAAACATTTCATTTTCAAACAAGGAATGCAGAAGAACGAGAACGGTGGATTCGTGCTTTAGAAGATACTATATTACGGCATTCACATgct AGATGGGATCCTAAAAAGTCTCCTCCTAAGCAAGACTTTGATCGCAAAGTTGCAGAAGCAGATGCATATCTACAATTATTGATagatcaaataaaattaattgaaacaaaACAAAGAAATGTTGCAGCGGAAGATGAAGAAACACAACAAAAGTATGGAGCAATTTTAACACAAGCAAATGCAATGCTTAATTCTGTAAAACATACAATTGTACAATTGCAAATTGCAAAG aatacaGCTATACCTGTAAATGGAATATATAGGGGACCAACAGATCCAATACACGTTTCATTGCCTCTATCTCATA CTTTAGTTGCTGCTAGAGAACCAGAGACAGCTGTACAAACTGGAATTGAATTAGGTTCTGAATGTATAGAACCAAGAGTACCTATATTATCAAATG CTGTTGTAGATAGGGATCTCCCTGTACCACAGTTCTCTTATTCATCTTCGGATGAAGATGAGGATTATTATGATGCAGCAGATGAAATATCTCCTCCTTCTGTAGTACAAAATCATATCACCGT taaaaGACGAGACAGCGAACGCTCGCAGTCGCACATGGACGTTACTTCAAACGAAAATCGAAAACAACCACCATTGCCTCCTACGAAAGGCGATGGATCAGTTGATTATGATG CCCTTTACGAAGAGGAAAGCGAAACAGAAA TGGATTCCATGGAATCTCATGGATCTGTTGTAACTCATCTTTTATCGCAAGTAAAAATTGGTATGGATCTAACGAAGGTAGCATTGCCTACATTTATTTTGGAGCGCAGGTCACTCCTTGAAATGTATGCTGATTACTTTACTCATCCAGATCAGTTCGTAAG aaTAGCGGATATGCCTTCCGCCAAAGATAGAATGATACAAGTAGTTCGATGGTATTTATGTAGTTTCCATGCTGGTCGAAAATCAGGAGTAGCAAAAAAACCATATAATCCCATATTAGGTGAAATTTTTCGGTGTCATTGGGATATACCTAATGATAATGTAGATAGTTCAATTgattcaaatttagttaatgAGGGTCCTGTACCATGGTGTAAAGAGAACCAGCTCTCATTCATTGCTGAACAGGTTTCTCATCATCCCCCTA TAAGTGCATTTTATGCTGAACATTATGCAAAAAAAATTAGTTTTGGAGCACATGTTTGGACAAAGAGTAAATTCCTTGGTCTCAGTATAGGAGTACATAATGTTGGAAAGGGTTGGGTAAATGTGTTAGAACATggtgaagaatatgtattaacTTTTCCAAATGGTTATGGTAGATCTATCCTTACTGTACCTTGGATAGAATTAGGAGGAACTGCAACTATACATTGCACACAAACTGGATTTCATGCAACTGTGGAATTTTTAACGAAACCTTTTTATGGTGGTAAGCGTAATCGGATCACGTGTCAAATTACTCAGCCAGGAGATAAAAAACCATTCCTTATCATAAATGGAGAATGGAGTGGAGCTATGGAAGCAAAATGGGCCGATGGA agaaCTGAAATGTTTGCGGATGTTAAAGAACTGCATACTCAAAGAAAATTAGTAAAGCCAGTTTGTGAACAAGAAGAACATGAATCGCGAAAAGTTTGGCGTGATGTAACCGTAGGATTAAGAATTAACGATATGGAAAAGGCAACTGCAGCTAAATGCACAATTGAGCAAAAACAGCGAGACGAAGCACGTATAAGAAAAGAACATAATATCAATTGGCAAACAAAG ctATTTAAAGAAACCAAAGATGGTGGCTGGATTTACATAAAACCTCTTGCAGATAGATTACATTCTTGTTCTAACCAA taa
- the LOC100882246 gene encoding oxysterol-binding protein-related protein 9 isoform X5, with protein MSMMEGSLSKWTNVVNGWQYRWFVLDDNAGLLSYYTSKEKMMRGARRGCVRLRGAIIGIDDEDDSTFTITTSSYKDDPKTFHFQTRNAEERERWIRALEDTILRHSHARWDPKKSPPKQDFDRKVAEADAYLQLLIDQIKLIETKQRNVAAEDEETQQKYGAILTQANAMLNSVKHTIVQLQIAKNTAIPVNGIYRGPTDPIHVSLPLSHTVVDRDLPVPQFSYSSSDEDEDYYDAADEISPPSVVQNHITVKRRDSERSQSHMDVTSNENRKQPPLPPTKGDGSVDYDALYEEESETEMDSMESHGSVVTHLLSQVKIGMDLTKVALPTFILERRSLLEMYADYFTHPDQFVRIADMPSAKDRMIQVVRWYLCSFHAGRKSGVAKKPYNPILGEIFRCHWDIPNDNVDSSIDSNLVNEGPVPWCKENQLSFIAEQVSHHPPISAFYAEHYAKKISFGAHVWTKSKFLGLSIGVHNVGKGWVNVLEHGEEYVLTFPNGYGRSILTVPWIELGGTATIHCTQTGFHATVEFLTKPFYGGKRNRITCQITQPGDKKPFLIINGEWSGAMEAKWADGRTEMFADVKELHTQRKLVKPVCEQEEHESRKVWRDVTVGLRINDMEKATAAKCTIEQKQRDEARIRKEHNINWQTKLFKETKDGGWIYIKPLADRLHSCSNQIQLLNLGANPLVLV; from the exons ATGTCGATGATGGAAGGTTCACTTAGCAAATGGACAAACGTTGTTAACGGATGGCAATATCGCTGGTTTGTTTTGGACGATAATGCTGGGCTTTTGTCATATTACACG aGTAAAGAGAAAATGATGAGAGGAGCACGTAGAGGATGTGTTCGTTTAAGAGGTGCTATCATAGGTATTGATGATGAAGACGATAGTACATTTACAATTACTACATCATCGTACAAAGATGATCCAAAAACATTTCATTTTCAAACAAGGAATGCAGAAGAACGAGAACGGTGGATTCGTGCTTTAGAAGATACTATATTACGGCATTCACATgct AGATGGGATCCTAAAAAGTCTCCTCCTAAGCAAGACTTTGATCGCAAAGTTGCAGAAGCAGATGCATATCTACAATTATTGATagatcaaataaaattaattgaaacaaaACAAAGAAATGTTGCAGCGGAAGATGAAGAAACACAACAAAAGTATGGAGCAATTTTAACACAAGCAAATGCAATGCTTAATTCTGTAAAACATACAATTGTACAATTGCAAATTGCAAAG aatacaGCTATACCTGTAAATGGAATATATAGGGGACCAACAGATCCAATACACGTTTCATTGCCTCTATCTCATA CTGTTGTAGATAGGGATCTCCCTGTACCACAGTTCTCTTATTCATCTTCGGATGAAGATGAGGATTATTATGATGCAGCAGATGAAATATCTCCTCCTTCTGTAGTACAAAATCATATCACCGT taaaaGACGAGACAGCGAACGCTCGCAGTCGCACATGGACGTTACTTCAAACGAAAATCGAAAACAACCACCATTGCCTCCTACGAAAGGCGATGGATCAGTTGATTATGATG CCCTTTACGAAGAGGAAAGCGAAACAGAAA TGGATTCCATGGAATCTCATGGATCTGTTGTAACTCATCTTTTATCGCAAGTAAAAATTGGTATGGATCTAACGAAGGTAGCATTGCCTACATTTATTTTGGAGCGCAGGTCACTCCTTGAAATGTATGCTGATTACTTTACTCATCCAGATCAGTTCGTAAG aaTAGCGGATATGCCTTCCGCCAAAGATAGAATGATACAAGTAGTTCGATGGTATTTATGTAGTTTCCATGCTGGTCGAAAATCAGGAGTAGCAAAAAAACCATATAATCCCATATTAGGTGAAATTTTTCGGTGTCATTGGGATATACCTAATGATAATGTAGATAGTTCAATTgattcaaatttagttaatgAGGGTCCTGTACCATGGTGTAAAGAGAACCAGCTCTCATTCATTGCTGAACAGGTTTCTCATCATCCCCCTA TAAGTGCATTTTATGCTGAACATTATGCAAAAAAAATTAGTTTTGGAGCACATGTTTGGACAAAGAGTAAATTCCTTGGTCTCAGTATAGGAGTACATAATGTTGGAAAGGGTTGGGTAAATGTGTTAGAACATggtgaagaatatgtattaacTTTTCCAAATGGTTATGGTAGATCTATCCTTACTGTACCTTGGATAGAATTAGGAGGAACTGCAACTATACATTGCACACAAACTGGATTTCATGCAACTGTGGAATTTTTAACGAAACCTTTTTATGGTGGTAAGCGTAATCGGATCACGTGTCAAATTACTCAGCCAGGAGATAAAAAACCATTCCTTATCATAAATGGAGAATGGAGTGGAGCTATGGAAGCAAAATGGGCCGATGGA agaaCTGAAATGTTTGCGGATGTTAAAGAACTGCATACTCAAAGAAAATTAGTAAAGCCAGTTTGTGAACAAGAAGAACATGAATCGCGAAAAGTTTGGCGTGATGTAACCGTAGGATTAAGAATTAACGATATGGAAAAGGCAACTGCAGCTAAATGCACAATTGAGCAAAAACAGCGAGACGAAGCACGTATAAGAAAAGAACATAATATCAATTGGCAAACAAAG ctATTTAAAGAAACCAAAGATGGTGGCTGGATTTACATAAAACCTCTTGCAGATAGATTACATTCTTGTTCTAACCAA ATTCAGTTATTAAATTTAGGTGCCAATCCATTGGTTTTagtataa
- the LOC100882246 gene encoding oxysterol-binding protein-related protein 9 isoform X7 encodes MSMMEGSLSKWTNVVNGWQYRWFVLDDNAGLLSYYTSKEKMMRGARRGCVRLRGAIIGIDDEDDSTFTITTSSYKDDPKTFHFQTRNAEERERWIRALEDTILRHSHARWDPKKSPPKQDFDRKVAEADAYLQLLIDQIKLIETKQRNVAAEDEETQQKYGAILTQANAMLNSVKHTIVQLQIAKNTAIPVNGIYRGPTDPIHVSLPLSHIAAREPETAVQTGIELGSECIEPRVPILSNAVVDRDLPVPQFSYSSSDEDEDYYDAADEISPPSVVQNHITVKRRDSERSQSHMDVTSNENRKQPPLPPTKGDGSVDYDALYEEESETEMDSMESHGSVVTHLLSQVKIGMDLTKVALPTFILERRSLLEMYADYFTHPDQFVRIADMPSAKDRMIQVVRWYLCSFHAGRKSGVAKKPYNPILGEIFRCHWDIPNDNVDSSIDSNLVNEGPVPWCKENQLSFIAEQVSHHPPISAFYAEHYAKKISFGAHVWTKSKFLGLSIGVHNVGKGWVNVLEHGEEYVLTFPNGYGRSILTVPWIELGGTATIHCTQTGFHATVEFLTKPFYGGKRNRITCQITQPGDKKPFLIINGEWSGAMEAKWADGRTEMFADVKELHTQRKLVKPVCEQEEHESRKVWRDVTVGLRINDMEKATAAKCTIEQKQRDEARIRKEHNINWQTKLFKETKDGGWIYIKPLADRLHSCSNQIQLLNLGANPLVLV; translated from the exons ATGTCGATGATGGAAGGTTCACTTAGCAAATGGACAAACGTTGTTAACGGATGGCAATATCGCTGGTTTGTTTTGGACGATAATGCTGGGCTTTTGTCATATTACACG aGTAAAGAGAAAATGATGAGAGGAGCACGTAGAGGATGTGTTCGTTTAAGAGGTGCTATCATAGGTATTGATGATGAAGACGATAGTACATTTACAATTACTACATCATCGTACAAAGATGATCCAAAAACATTTCATTTTCAAACAAGGAATGCAGAAGAACGAGAACGGTGGATTCGTGCTTTAGAAGATACTATATTACGGCATTCACATgct AGATGGGATCCTAAAAAGTCTCCTCCTAAGCAAGACTTTGATCGCAAAGTTGCAGAAGCAGATGCATATCTACAATTATTGATagatcaaataaaattaattgaaacaaaACAAAGAAATGTTGCAGCGGAAGATGAAGAAACACAACAAAAGTATGGAGCAATTTTAACACAAGCAAATGCAATGCTTAATTCTGTAAAACATACAATTGTACAATTGCAAATTGCAAAG aatacaGCTATACCTGTAAATGGAATATATAGGGGACCAACAGATCCAATACACGTTTCATTGCCTCTATCTCATA TTGCTGCTAGAGAACCAGAGACAGCTGTACAAACTGGAATTGAATTAGGTTCTGAATGTATAGAACCAAGAGTACCTATATTATCAAATG CTGTTGTAGATAGGGATCTCCCTGTACCACAGTTCTCTTATTCATCTTCGGATGAAGATGAGGATTATTATGATGCAGCAGATGAAATATCTCCTCCTTCTGTAGTACAAAATCATATCACCGT taaaaGACGAGACAGCGAACGCTCGCAGTCGCACATGGACGTTACTTCAAACGAAAATCGAAAACAACCACCATTGCCTCCTACGAAAGGCGATGGATCAGTTGATTATGATG CCCTTTACGAAGAGGAAAGCGAAACAGAAA TGGATTCCATGGAATCTCATGGATCTGTTGTAACTCATCTTTTATCGCAAGTAAAAATTGGTATGGATCTAACGAAGGTAGCATTGCCTACATTTATTTTGGAGCGCAGGTCACTCCTTGAAATGTATGCTGATTACTTTACTCATCCAGATCAGTTCGTAAG aaTAGCGGATATGCCTTCCGCCAAAGATAGAATGATACAAGTAGTTCGATGGTATTTATGTAGTTTCCATGCTGGTCGAAAATCAGGAGTAGCAAAAAAACCATATAATCCCATATTAGGTGAAATTTTTCGGTGTCATTGGGATATACCTAATGATAATGTAGATAGTTCAATTgattcaaatttagttaatgAGGGTCCTGTACCATGGTGTAAAGAGAACCAGCTCTCATTCATTGCTGAACAGGTTTCTCATCATCCCCCTA TAAGTGCATTTTATGCTGAACATTATGCAAAAAAAATTAGTTTTGGAGCACATGTTTGGACAAAGAGTAAATTCCTTGGTCTCAGTATAGGAGTACATAATGTTGGAAAGGGTTGGGTAAATGTGTTAGAACATggtgaagaatatgtattaacTTTTCCAAATGGTTATGGTAGATCTATCCTTACTGTACCTTGGATAGAATTAGGAGGAACTGCAACTATACATTGCACACAAACTGGATTTCATGCAACTGTGGAATTTTTAACGAAACCTTTTTATGGTGGTAAGCGTAATCGGATCACGTGTCAAATTACTCAGCCAGGAGATAAAAAACCATTCCTTATCATAAATGGAGAATGGAGTGGAGCTATGGAAGCAAAATGGGCCGATGGA agaaCTGAAATGTTTGCGGATGTTAAAGAACTGCATACTCAAAGAAAATTAGTAAAGCCAGTTTGTGAACAAGAAGAACATGAATCGCGAAAAGTTTGGCGTGATGTAACCGTAGGATTAAGAATTAACGATATGGAAAAGGCAACTGCAGCTAAATGCACAATTGAGCAAAAACAGCGAGACGAAGCACGTATAAGAAAAGAACATAATATCAATTGGCAAACAAAG ctATTTAAAGAAACCAAAGATGGTGGCTGGATTTACATAAAACCTCTTGCAGATAGATTACATTCTTGTTCTAACCAA ATTCAGTTATTAAATTTAGGTGCCAATCCATTGGTTTTagtataa
- the LOC100882246 gene encoding oxysterol-binding protein-related protein 9 isoform X3, translating into MSMMEGSLSKWTNVVNGWQYRWFVLDDNAGLLSYYTSKEKMMRGARRGCVRLRGAIIGIDDEDDSTFTITTSSYKDDPKTFHFQTRNAEERERWIRALEDTILRHSHARWDPKKSPPKQDFDRKVAEADAYLQLLIDQIKLIETKQRNVAAEDEETQQKYGAILTQANAMLNSVKHTIVQLQIAKNTAIPVNGIYRGPTDPIHVSLPLSHTLVAAREPETAVQTGIELGSECIEPRVPILSNAVVDRDLPVPQFSYSSSDEDEDYYDAADEISPPSVVQNHITVKRRDSERSQSHMDVTSNENRKQPPLPPTKGDGSVDYDALYEEESETEMDSMESHGSVVTHLLSQVKIGMDLTKVALPTFILERRSLLEMYADYFTHPDQFVRIADMPSAKDRMIQVVRWYLCSFHAGRKSGVAKKPYNPILGEIFRCHWDIPNDNVDSSIDSNLVNEGPVPWCKENQLSFIAEQVSHHPPISAFYAEHYAKKISFGAHVWTKSKFLGLSIGVHNVGKGWVNVLEHGEEYVLTFPNGYGRSILTVPWIELGGTATIHCTQTGFHATVEFLTKPFYGGKRNRITCQITQPGDKKPFLIINGEWSGAMEAKWADGRTEMFADVKELHTQRKLVKPVCEQEEHESRKVWRDVTVGLRINDMEKATAAKCTIEQKQRDEARIRKEHNINWQTKLFKETKDGGWIYIKPLADRLHSCSNQVKM; encoded by the exons ATGTCGATGATGGAAGGTTCACTTAGCAAATGGACAAACGTTGTTAACGGATGGCAATATCGCTGGTTTGTTTTGGACGATAATGCTGGGCTTTTGTCATATTACACG aGTAAAGAGAAAATGATGAGAGGAGCACGTAGAGGATGTGTTCGTTTAAGAGGTGCTATCATAGGTATTGATGATGAAGACGATAGTACATTTACAATTACTACATCATCGTACAAAGATGATCCAAAAACATTTCATTTTCAAACAAGGAATGCAGAAGAACGAGAACGGTGGATTCGTGCTTTAGAAGATACTATATTACGGCATTCACATgct AGATGGGATCCTAAAAAGTCTCCTCCTAAGCAAGACTTTGATCGCAAAGTTGCAGAAGCAGATGCATATCTACAATTATTGATagatcaaataaaattaattgaaacaaaACAAAGAAATGTTGCAGCGGAAGATGAAGAAACACAACAAAAGTATGGAGCAATTTTAACACAAGCAAATGCAATGCTTAATTCTGTAAAACATACAATTGTACAATTGCAAATTGCAAAG aatacaGCTATACCTGTAAATGGAATATATAGGGGACCAACAGATCCAATACACGTTTCATTGCCTCTATCTCATA CTTTAGTTGCTGCTAGAGAACCAGAGACAGCTGTACAAACTGGAATTGAATTAGGTTCTGAATGTATAGAACCAAGAGTACCTATATTATCAAATG CTGTTGTAGATAGGGATCTCCCTGTACCACAGTTCTCTTATTCATCTTCGGATGAAGATGAGGATTATTATGATGCAGCAGATGAAATATCTCCTCCTTCTGTAGTACAAAATCATATCACCGT taaaaGACGAGACAGCGAACGCTCGCAGTCGCACATGGACGTTACTTCAAACGAAAATCGAAAACAACCACCATTGCCTCCTACGAAAGGCGATGGATCAGTTGATTATGATG CCCTTTACGAAGAGGAAAGCGAAACAGAAA TGGATTCCATGGAATCTCATGGATCTGTTGTAACTCATCTTTTATCGCAAGTAAAAATTGGTATGGATCTAACGAAGGTAGCATTGCCTACATTTATTTTGGAGCGCAGGTCACTCCTTGAAATGTATGCTGATTACTTTACTCATCCAGATCAGTTCGTAAG aaTAGCGGATATGCCTTCCGCCAAAGATAGAATGATACAAGTAGTTCGATGGTATTTATGTAGTTTCCATGCTGGTCGAAAATCAGGAGTAGCAAAAAAACCATATAATCCCATATTAGGTGAAATTTTTCGGTGTCATTGGGATATACCTAATGATAATGTAGATAGTTCAATTgattcaaatttagttaatgAGGGTCCTGTACCATGGTGTAAAGAGAACCAGCTCTCATTCATTGCTGAACAGGTTTCTCATCATCCCCCTA TAAGTGCATTTTATGCTGAACATTATGCAAAAAAAATTAGTTTTGGAGCACATGTTTGGACAAAGAGTAAATTCCTTGGTCTCAGTATAGGAGTACATAATGTTGGAAAGGGTTGGGTAAATGTGTTAGAACATggtgaagaatatgtattaacTTTTCCAAATGGTTATGGTAGATCTATCCTTACTGTACCTTGGATAGAATTAGGAGGAACTGCAACTATACATTGCACACAAACTGGATTTCATGCAACTGTGGAATTTTTAACGAAACCTTTTTATGGTGGTAAGCGTAATCGGATCACGTGTCAAATTACTCAGCCAGGAGATAAAAAACCATTCCTTATCATAAATGGAGAATGGAGTGGAGCTATGGAAGCAAAATGGGCCGATGGA agaaCTGAAATGTTTGCGGATGTTAAAGAACTGCATACTCAAAGAAAATTAGTAAAGCCAGTTTGTGAACAAGAAGAACATGAATCGCGAAAAGTTTGGCGTGATGTAACCGTAGGATTAAGAATTAACGATATGGAAAAGGCAACTGCAGCTAAATGCACAATTGAGCAAAAACAGCGAGACGAAGCACGTATAAGAAAAGAACATAATATCAATTGGCAAACAAAG ctATTTAAAGAAACCAAAGATGGTGGCTGGATTTACATAAAACCTCTTGCAGATAGATTACATTCTTGTTCTAACCAA gtAAAGATGTAA